The Pyrenophora tritici-repentis strain M4 chromosome 8, whole genome shotgun sequence genome contains a region encoding:
- a CDS encoding Dimer-Tnp-hAT domain containing protein: MPAKRTRVNALEIATTSKRPRVAARHRGTASQPVLVDTRPFSPSPPPPPLSPRQALVAAPQAPNFEATLRESRAEETIIPPPEGSEHATVAASGAASEAVDEGFVWVEDKYDGFNWSRYPKHCKPPTSLSNRASWVYSHSYRIALRSNVAKVTWICHYCYKHKFTTVGRGIHDVSQSPSAPARHLGEDKKGHGLKPPSKRTTVAPRKETLLERALQKGCSQAVANELTNFNIQEFRLAAVTWLVENNLPLSQFESSSFRNMIQLASVEAERALWASHNSVSRYVIRLYNYLLPKVVASLSESMSKVHISFDGWTTKGGKRGYLGIVAHYVDSSGELRDLPIALPQLTGAHTGEAMAEVVMAIFKQFEITVGKLGYFVLDNAHNNNTTINTLALQMGFSATERRLRCGPHTLNLIGQMLLWGEEKESYDNEETERVNEAENMATWRGDGPLGVLLAVINYIKTPQQYALFEKYQKLAIRDQPVNAPTEQHKIKEPVKPVVTRWNSYVSCFERAVELQLAVNGYANYHIQKIETEDAYARSRNNKLPAAPDWMRSDGINAHDWQVIAEYIDVLRPLKQATKRLEGRGKSGAFGAIAEVIPVFEYLLGVYEDRLQSYEDVIHDEHTESPEDHLAINLRAALVKAREYYNKLDLSPAYYAATILHPRYKSYLDAAWADKPDWLESSNRKFQHLWAEYKSLPKPRLRPKVRHNDIDDAINSFIEPAGLTENEEDEYEAWKRSEPIASEGVDPIKYWVGLRDRYPSLSKFAIDMLSIPGSSCECERLFSELGDLLEPRRRSISPQLLAAIQCDRRWIRAGFGSGEVPVKEAISDEEMDAKYGVHKWDIS; the protein is encoded by the coding sequence atgccagcaaaaagaacacgcgttaatgctctagaaatcgcgacaacttcgaagcgccctagagtcgcagcgcgtcatcgcgggactgccagccaacctgtgctagtcgatactcggccattctcaccatctccacctcctccaccgctgtcgccgcgtcaagctctcgtcgccgcgccacaagcaccaaattttgaagcgaccctccgagagtcgcgcgccgaagagacaatcatcccaccacctgagggcagcgagcatgccactgttgcagcttcaggagcagctagcgaggctgtcgacgagggtttcgtatgggtagaggacaaatacgacggctttaattggagtcgctacccaaagcactgcaagccgcccacatcactttcgaaccgagcaagctgggtatacagccatagctatcgcatcgccttgcgcagcaacgtcgcaaaagtcacgtggatctgccactattgctataagcacaagttcactactgttggccgtggcatacatgacgtctcgcagtctccatcagcgccagcacgtcatctcggagaagacaagaaaggtcatggcttgaagcctccaagtaagcgcactaccgtcgctcctcggaaagaaactctcctcgaacgcgcccttcagaagggctgctctcaggctgttgccaacgagcttaccaacttcaatatacaagagtttaggcttgcggccgtcacctggctcgtcgaaaacaacctcccactctcacaattcgaatcatcgtcttttcgcaatatgatacaattagctagcgtagaggcagaacgagccctgtgggcatctcataacagcgtctcacgatacgttatacgcctgtacaactacctgttaccaaaggttgtcgcaagcctttcagaatcaatgagcaaagtccatataagctttgacggatggacgacaaaaggtggcaagcgcggttacttaggtatcgtcgcccactacgttgatagctctggcgagctcagggacttgcctattgcgctcccacaactgacaggtgcccacaccggcgaggccatggctgaggtcgtgatggcaatattcaagcagttcgaaatcactgtgggcaagctcggttacttcgtcctcgacaacgcacataacaacaacaccacgatcaacactctcgccttgcagatgggcttcagcgctaccgagcgtcgccttcgctgcggtcctcatacgcttaatctcattggccagatgctactctggggtgaggagaaagagtcctacgacaacgaggagactgagcgcgtgaacgaagctgagaacatggctacttggcgaggcgatggaccattaggagtgcttctcgcggttatcaactacatcaaaacaccacaacagtacgctctttttgagaagtatcagaagctcgctattagggaccagcctgtcaacgcgccaacagaacagcacaaaatcaaggagcccgtcaagccagttgttactcgctggaactcttacgtttcgtgttttgagcgcgctgttgagttgcaattagcggttaatgggtacgccaactaccatattcagaagattgaaactgaagacgcgtacgcccgaagtcgtaacaacaagctgcctgcagcgccggattggatgaggtctgatgggatcaatgcccatgactggcaggtgattgctgagtatattgatgtgctcaggccactgaaacaagctacaaaacggcttgaaggccgcggcaaaagcggtgcttttggagcaatcgctgaggttattccagtatttgaatacttacttggagtctatgaggaccgcttgcaaagctatgaagacgtcattcacgatgagcatacagagtcacccgaagaccaccttgctatcaacctccgcgctgccctagttaaagcccgcgagtactacaacaagctcgacctctcgccagcttactatgctgctacaatccttcatcctcgctacaaaagctaccttgacgcagcgtgggcggataagcctgattggctagagagcagcaaccgcaagtttcaacatttgtgggcggagtacaaaagcttaccgaagccgcgcttacgccccaaagtcaggcacaatgatatagacgacgctatcaacagctttattgagcctgcagggcttacggagaacgaggaggatgaatatgaggcttggaaacgcagcgaaccgatcgctagcgagggcgtcgaccctataaaatactgggtaggactccgcgatcgctaccccagccttagcaaatttgctatcgacatgctatcaatcccaggctcaagctgtgagtgtgagcgcttattcagcgagctgggtgacctcctcgagccccgtcggcgcagcatttctccgcaacttctagcagcaatacagtgcgatcgacgatggataagagctggatttggcagtggtgaggtgcctgtaaaggaggctatcagcgatgaggagatggacgcgaaatacggtgtacataagtgggatattagctga
- a CDS encoding FAP multi-domain protein: MPALLVDTNARPASSSDASVASAHSGTRSKSPTPDRPPVSPLTPTATVAQLAPVERTEPRPRPAPPPTATFRPQPPAVAISESDNPDAIALRSAISILQLQREKSKRDLKALDELKAVAVANPEAFVRSLQEQRAQASQSYQDVLTPTLAGLTDPVRTDDERPSSADARKDSTQEVKPEPPKFPAIPQPQNIVRCPPINWDKYHVVGESLDKMHEEQKKWPGSSEPPRTKSGQRAPPHSVTAPYSPFTDGISAGSSSATTQPPKHPKKSPS; encoded by the coding sequence ATGCCAGCGCTTTTGGTCGATACGAATGCACGGCCAGCCTCGTCCAGCGACGCCTCGGTCGCTTCTGCGCATTCAGGAACCCGCTCCAAATCTCCTACTCCAGACCGTCCGCCTGTGTCACCTCTCACGCCCACGGCCACTGTTGCCCAGCTAGCTCCCGTCGAGCGCACTGAACCCCGACCCCGCCCTGCCCCTCCACCTACGGCCACCTTCAGACCGCAACCCCCGGCTGTAGCCATTTCTGAGAGCGACAATCCAGATGCCATCGCCCTCCGTTCCGCCATATCCATCCTGCAGCTGCAGCGCGAGAAGAGCAAGCGCGACCTGAAAGCCCTGGACGAGCTCAAGGCCGTCGCCGTAGCCAACCCCGAAGCTTTTGTGCGGTCGCTGCAAGAGCAACGTGCCCAGGCCTCGCAGTCGTACCAGGACGTCCTCACTCCAACACTAGCAGGTCTTACCGACCCAGTACGCACTGACGATGAACGACCAAGCAGTGCTGATGCGCGCAAGGACTCCACCCAGGAAGTAAAGCCAGAGCCGCCCAAGTTCCCCGCCATCCCCCAGCCGCAAAACATAGTGCGCTGCCCGCCCATCAACTGGGACAAGTACCACGTTGTCGGAGAGTCACTGGACAAGATGCATGAAGAGCAAAAGAAATGGCCTGGCTCGTCTGAGCCTCCGCGCACAAAATCCGGCCAACGAGCGCCGCCGCACTCAGTAACGGCGCCTTACTCGCCATTCACAGATGGGATAAGTGCGGGGTCGTCGTCAGCAACAACACAACCTCCAAAGCACCCGAAGAAGTCACCGTCTTGA
- a CDS encoding SUR7 multi-domain protein, with product MRFLAILPVLCCTAALILSFLCLFAGHKKGFMEDYSLITLNTSAVGENIITRPSSSSSTLQNLWDLIPDSITDGVTNEINEQVDKFRERVGIQDFYSAHLLNYCEGQYTPGEKANATLSESDISKNVTECSKSRATYKFNPTQIIQSALDKSGVDVTLSDLNWPEDLQNGIDALNALMAAMFVLYVLAICLIFLTLVASALSFFLATTSRLTPCVNFLLALLAFLAIGLASALVTAVMVKGTDVLNEHGDAVGLEADRGNKFLAITWAATGLMFVAVVAWVVGFCVRPREKRRGYGEKAQMAQHRNAYD from the coding sequence ATGCGGTTCCTAGCCATCCTCCCAGTGCTATGCTGCACAGCAGCCCTCATCCTCTCCTTCCTCTGCCTCTTCGCCGGCCACAAAAAGGGCTTCATGGAAGACTATTCCCTAATCACGCTCAACACGTCGGCCGTGGGCGAAAACATCATCACCAGACcttcctcgtcctcgtccaCCCTCCAGAACCTCTGGGACCTAATCCCCGACTCCATCACCGACGGCGTAACAAACGAAATCAACGAACAAGTCGACAAATTCCGCGAGCGTGTCGGCATCCAAGACTTCTACTCCGCTCACCTGCTCAACTACTGCGAGGGCCAATACACACCGGGCGAAAAAGCAAACGCCACACTCTCCGAATCCGACATTAGTAAAAACGTTACCGAGTGCTCGAAATCGCGGGCGACGTATAAATTCAACCCTACGCAGATTATTCAGTCTGCTCTTGATAAATCGGGCGTCGATGTCACGCTGTCGGACTTGAACTGGCCAGAGGACCTGCAAAACGGCATCGACGCTTTAAACGCCCTCATGGCTGCCATGTTCGTCCTCTACGTGCTTGCCATCTGTCTAATCTTCCTCACCTTGGTCGCATCCGCCCTCTCCTTTTTCCTAGCCACAACATCACGACTCACGCCGTGTGTAAACTTCCTCCTCGCTCTCCTTGCCTTTTTGGCGATTGGCCTGGCAAGTGCGCTTGTGACGGCGGTTATGGTAAAGGGAACGGATGTGCTTAATGAACATGGCGATGCTGTGGGCTTGGAGGCGGATCGCGGAAACAAGTTTTTGGCAATTACGTGGGCGGCCACGGGGCTGATGTTTGTGGCTGTTGTTGCGTGGGTGGTGGGCTTTTGTGTTAGGCCAAGGGAGAAGAGGAGGGGGTATGGGGAGAAGGCGCAGATGGCGCAGCATAGGAATGCTTATGATTAG
- a CDS encoding FRQ1, Ca2+-binding protein (EF-Hand superfamily) yields MAYNKGFNPDRLPMHAEPDQAAAMMSQNSPASATRPPRTSSARPEYNKPPPALPSQRYDARPDERYGGGGGRGAVGGVGGYESRPPPGAFNDPRYENRYDSRMDNKLGVGSPPPANYGHGPPPQGYHGRPQLAQQSRPPPTPAPSLPRDGNDREALWRLFGAVDKNSMFVEFELREKIANVICVVESGELTEAELRTALVNGDWTPFDPHTVRMMIRMFDTNRSGTVNFDEFCGLWGFLSAWRSLFDRFDQDHSGNISYPEFNEALVAFGYRLSQQFVALLYRTYERDSRNGLSFDLFVQACISLKRMTDVFKKYDEDRDGYITLSFEEFLTGAQALFLFNSISATTDTGLY; encoded by the exons ATGGCATACAACAAAGGCTTCAACCCGGACAGGTTGCCGATGCATGCAGAGCCAGATCAG GCAGCGGCCATGATGTCGCAAAACTCACCTGCCTCGGCCACGCGCCCACCACGCACCAGCTCCGCCCGCCCGGAATACAATAAGCCGCCGCCCGCGCTCCCCAGCCAGAGATACGACGCGCGCCCCGACGAGCGCTacggcggcggtggtggcCGCGGCGCCGTTGGTGGTGTTGGAGGATATGAAAGCAGACCCCCTCCCGGCGCATTCAACGACCCGCGCTACGAGAACCGGTACGACTCACGAATGGACAACAAACTAGGCGTAGGATCGCCTCCACCTGCAAACTACGGCCATGGACCCCCGCCGCAGGGTTACCACGGTAGGCCGCAGCTTGCGCAGCAGAGTCGGCCGCCGCCTACGCCTGCGCCGTCGCTGCCGAGAGATGGGAATGATCGCGAGGCTTTGTGGCGGTTGTTTGGGGCGGTGGATAAGAATAGTATGTTCGTCGAGTTTGAATTGAGGGAGAAGATTGCTAATGTTATATGTGTGGTAGAGAGTGGTGAGCTTACAGAAGCGGAGTTGCGAACCGCTCTTGTCAATGGCGATTGGACTCCTTTTGACCCGCATACCGTACGCATGATGATTCGCATGTTCGACACTAACCGCTCCGGTACCGTCAATTTCGATGAATTCTG TGGCCTATGGGGTTTCCTCTCCGCCTGGCGCAGCCTCTTCGACCGCTTCGACCAGGACCACAGCGGCAACATATCATACCCAGAGTTCAACGAAGCGCTCGTGGCGTTTGGCTACCGTCTGTCGCAGCAATTCGTCGCGCTGCTGTATCGCACGTACGAGCGGGATTCGCGCAACGGGTTGAGTTTTGATTTGTTTGTGCAGGCGTGTATTAGTTTGAAGCGCATGACGGATGTGTTTAAGAAGTATGATGAGGATCGTGATGGGTATATTACGTTGAGCTT CGAGGAATTTCTCACAGGTGCGCAAGCTTTGTTCCTCTTCAACTCGATTTCGGCCACCACTGATACCGGACTTTACTAG